The following proteins come from a genomic window of Acomys russatus chromosome 17, mAcoRus1.1, whole genome shotgun sequence:
- the LOC127201609 gene encoding transmembrane protein 106C-like — MGSQHSTSVHTFCQRKEDDNPEDLLAEREQEEAIAQFPYVEFTGRNSITCHTCQGAGYIPAEQVNELVALIPHSDQRLRPQRTKQYVLLSVLLCLLASGLGFFFLFPHSVLVDDNGVKVARVTFNEQDSLVILDVTVRRRASLPGPCTRQPWTRTPNAHFRPCPIPGHPENQELQLLFCGGDQPAQPGSVHEGRGWHLHDR; from the exons ATGGGGTCTCAACATTCCACCTCCGTTCACACGTTTTGTCAACGAAAGGAGGATGACAACCCAGAGGACTTGCTGgctgagagagagcaggaggaagcCATTGCTCAGTTCCCCTATGTGGAATTCACTGGGAGAAATAGCATCACCTGTCACACCTGCCAAGGAGCAGGCTACATCCCAGCAG AGCAAGTCAATGAGTTGGTGGCCTTGATCCCGCACAGTGACCAGAGACTGCGTCCTCAGAGAAC TAAACAGTATGTCCTCCTGTCTGTCCTGCTCTGTCTCCTGGCGTCTGGCTTGgggttcttctttctgttcccacaCTCAGTCCTCGTGGACGATAACGGCGTCAAAGTGGCGAGAGTCACATTCAACGAACAGGACTCCCTCGTGATCCTCGATGTCACGGTAAGACGGAGAGCCTCCCTCCCTGGCCCCTGCACTCGCCAGCCTTGGACCAGGACCCCTAACGCCCACTTCCGCCCTTGCCCCATTCCAGGCCACCCTGAAAATCAGGAACTCCAACTTCTATTCTGTGGCGGTGACCAACCTGCTCAGCCAGGTTCAGTACATGAGGGCCGTGGTTGGCACCTACACGACCGCTAA